In the Marinomonas algicola genome, one interval contains:
- a CDS encoding P-loop NTPase fold protein, whose protein sequence is MHPTSRLIEQLLQDDSFPSMAILDGAWGEGKTHFVRNTLLKELEKDDYKTLYLSLTGISNISEYRDRLLSVSFEKLESTSRFVKNNTKTLSSLIDTISEQKNSGLIGGLLSGSAGIVREKLLHKLDNIRFIVDDLDRIEDEKVVNLIVGESLQLADSEFKKIQFVFVVNESKSCLSSDLREKAFSGKTSLDMKVEDLIGIAFKDKDINNQLLNSITETVKEKEIKNLRVLKRIANKSIRINEIIVNDDNVNRELSFSYLGRNITLICHYLYEKGYTSEKVWKSINESSLLEYIKSKDNEEEKSPHRDLQEIDSGISEILVRYCAFEISDNLKLTDLGQLPIQTSKIDTLLFSPAGSFEKQEFEQLIIELKKFIFDDKNVPLQKWFKACDYYDKKLRHDYIDGDADNFIENFEKLCSKKQFSRSEHEIVWQEPILKSENDVIRNNYEEFFYRKKAQEQESSNEIVVKDMVNSWKNVDMKIYRGHHLKPFFNFIATETWNQCLNNWTPHDLECFADFVNNRYKESNVKHYLMDEYNSLNTFKGLVVSKLQGKPAGQYKGSLTLVKISLEKAVKALEKQSLNN, encoded by the coding sequence ATGCATCCGACTTCGAGACTTATAGAGCAACTTCTGCAAGACGATTCATTTCCATCGATGGCAATACTTGATGGAGCATGGGGGGAAGGCAAAACTCATTTCGTCCGAAACACACTCTTAAAAGAATTAGAGAAAGATGACTACAAAACACTCTATCTGTCCTTAACTGGAATATCTAATATTTCAGAGTATCGAGACCGACTGCTATCTGTATCCTTCGAAAAATTGGAATCAACGAGTAGGTTTGTTAAAAATAATACCAAAACACTTAGTTCGCTGATTGACACAATATCTGAGCAAAAAAATAGCGGACTGATTGGGGGATTACTTTCAGGAAGCGCTGGAATTGTTAGAGAAAAGCTCCTTCATAAATTGGACAATATTAGATTTATCGTTGATGACCTAGACCGTATTGAAGACGAAAAAGTTGTTAATCTAATTGTTGGAGAAAGCCTACAGTTAGCAGACTCTGAATTTAAAAAAATACAATTTGTTTTTGTGGTTAATGAATCAAAATCTTGCTTGAGTTCAGACTTAAGAGAAAAGGCATTTAGTGGAAAAACTAGTCTGGATATGAAGGTTGAGGACCTTATTGGCATTGCTTTTAAAGATAAAGACATTAATAATCAGTTACTTAACTCTATAACTGAGACAGTGAAAGAAAAGGAAATAAAAAACCTTAGAGTACTTAAGCGAATAGCAAATAAGTCGATCAGAATTAATGAAATAATTGTTAATGACGATAATGTGAATCGGGAGTTATCTTTCTCATATCTTGGTAGAAATATCACCCTAATTTGTCACTACCTTTATGAAAAAGGTTATACCAGCGAAAAGGTTTGGAAGTCCATAAATGAGTCATCTCTTTTAGAGTACATTAAATCAAAAGATAATGAAGAAGAAAAAAGTCCCCATAGAGACTTACAGGAAATAGACAGTGGAATAAGTGAAATATTAGTCAGGTATTGCGCGTTTGAAATATCAGATAACTTAAAACTTACAGATTTAGGTCAACTACCTATTCAAACTTCAAAAATAGACACACTTCTTTTTTCGCCTGCAGGGAGCTTTGAAAAACAAGAATTTGAACAGCTAATTATTGAACTAAAAAAGTTCATATTTGATGATAAAAATGTTCCTTTACAGAAATGGTTTAAGGCATGCGACTACTACGATAAAAAACTTAGACATGATTATATTGATGGTGATGCGGATAATTTTATTGAAAATTTTGAAAAGCTCTGCTCAAAAAAACAGTTTTCTAGATCAGAGCATGAAATTGTTTGGCAAGAGCCAATTTTAAAAAGTGAAAATGATGTAATTCGTAATAACTATGAAGAGTTTTTTTATAGAAAAAAGGCTCAAGAACAAGAATCATCTAATGAAATAGTTGTAAAAGACATGGTCAATTCATGGAAAAATGTTGATATGAAAATTTATAGAGGCCATCACTTGAAACCTTTTTTTAATTTTATAGCTACTGAAACCTGGAACCAATGTCTTAACAATTGGACACCACATGACCTTGAGTGTTTCGCTGACTTTGTAAACAATAGATATAAAGAGTCGAATGTAAAACACTATCTAATGGACGAATACAATTCCCTAAATACTTTCAAAGGTCTAGTTGTATCTAAACTTCAAGGTAAACCTGCCGGTCAATATAAAGGTAGTTTAACCTTAGTAAAGATTTCTCTAGAAAAGGCAGTTAAGGCTTTAGAGAAGCAATCATTGAATAATTAA
- a CDS encoding GNAT family N-acetyltransferase, whose product MIIRPFKTTDAKGIADLFHGAVHSISPNIYLTEQLEAWAPTPPDYSMWAKRVERTQPFVATIGDIIVGFIELEADGHIDCLYVHRDYQRQGIANALFTYARKEAIKSGYKTLYVDASLLAKPFFEKRGFKVESENIVKRNHQELINYSMIASLKP is encoded by the coding sequence ATGATAATTCGACCTTTTAAAACTACAGACGCAAAAGGCATTGCGGATCTTTTTCACGGTGCCGTGCATTCCATCAGCCCCAATATTTACTTAACAGAACAGTTAGAAGCGTGGGCGCCGACGCCACCAGATTATTCTATGTGGGCAAAAAGAGTAGAGCGAACTCAGCCTTTTGTGGCAACAATAGGTGACATTATCGTGGGTTTCATCGAGCTAGAAGCCGATGGCCATATCGATTGTTTGTATGTACACCGCGATTATCAACGCCAAGGCATAGCCAACGCGCTGTTTACCTATGCCAGAAAAGAAGCGATAAAGAGCGGATATAAAACCCTGTACGTGGACGCCAGCCTGCTTGCTAAGCCCTTCTTTGAAAAACGAGGCTTTAAAGTAGAGTCTGAAAACATCGTCAAAAGGAACCATCAAGAACTGATTAATTATTCAATGATTGCTTCTCTAAAGCCTTAA
- a CDS encoding AraC family transcriptional regulator, translated as MKTTHQRQMPTPQDPLGETLYSLRLNGVMYAASELKAPWGMDMPPLKGNMMFHIITQGACWLRFLDYPDTYLQPGDIALLPRGEGHLISDEKKTQCEPFFDLPVTHISNRFESIQYGGGGEKTLLTCGVLSFDNVIGQKLIAQLPSLIHLKAEEGRTKALQGLIELMSEESKTLGAGGETIVANIADIVVIKAIRYWLDTAPEANKGWLGALKDPKIGKALTAMHAHPELDWTLDSLAAQVGMSRSGFSARFTDVIGTSAKQYLTEWRMGLARLRIMEAPVSLIELAEDLGYTSEAAFSRAYKRVFGVPPLRESRKKHQNNQDQLAS; from the coding sequence ATGAAAACGACACATCAACGGCAGATGCCAACGCCTCAGGACCCTCTTGGAGAGACGCTGTATTCGTTACGACTGAATGGTGTTATGTATGCGGCGTCTGAATTGAAGGCGCCTTGGGGGATGGATATGCCTCCTTTAAAAGGGAATATGATGTTTCATATTATTACTCAAGGCGCTTGTTGGTTACGCTTTCTCGATTACCCTGACACCTATCTGCAACCGGGAGACATTGCTTTGCTCCCAAGAGGGGAAGGTCACTTAATCTCTGATGAGAAAAAAACGCAATGTGAACCGTTTTTTGACCTACCCGTAACGCACATTTCTAACCGGTTTGAATCGATACAATATGGTGGAGGGGGTGAGAAAACCTTACTCACGTGCGGTGTGTTAAGTTTTGACAATGTTATTGGGCAAAAGCTTATCGCCCAATTACCATCACTTATTCATTTAAAAGCTGAAGAGGGTCGAACAAAGGCGCTACAAGGACTCATCGAGCTGATGTCTGAGGAGTCAAAAACATTAGGCGCGGGAGGAGAAACAATCGTTGCAAACATAGCGGATATTGTTGTAATTAAGGCGATTCGTTATTGGTTGGATACCGCACCAGAAGCCAACAAAGGTTGGTTAGGTGCGCTTAAAGACCCCAAAATAGGCAAAGCACTTACGGCCATGCATGCGCATCCGGAGCTGGACTGGACACTGGACAGTTTAGCTGCACAAGTAGGGATGTCTCGTTCTGGATTTTCGGCGCGATTCACTGACGTCATTGGTACATCGGCTAAACAATACCTAACTGAATGGCGCATGGGGCTAGCCAGACTGAGGATCATGGAAGCACCCGTTTCATTAATAGAGTTAGCTGAGGATCTCGGTTATACCTCAGAAGCGGCCTTTTCAAGAGCGTATAAACGCGTGTTTGGTGTACCTCCTTTACGTGAAAGTCGAAAAAAGCATCAAAATAATCAGGATCAGCTGGCGAGCTAA
- a CDS encoding NAD(P)H-binding protein, with translation MKTNVMAVVGSTGKTGERVLSQLQARGYNTRGLSRNSEYAFDWNDQNSWKIALEGVETAYVTYFPDLALPKAEHDIRAFVDLSKTLGLKHIVLLSGRGEDGAQLAENILINSGLEWNIVRASWFMQNFSESVMLDGLKAGELVLPEPKANEPFIDVDDITDVAVAALTRADLRNQVLEITGPELLSFASCVQSIAEASQRHIRFQTASIDAYLAAAKAQGVPEDMAWLMNELFVHVLDGRNESTTNTVADVLGRPARNFKHYVEKMAATGVWNESL, from the coding sequence ATGAAGACGAACGTAATGGCCGTTGTCGGCTCAACGGGTAAAACTGGCGAACGTGTTTTATCTCAGCTGCAAGCCCGAGGCTATAACACTCGGGGACTCTCACGTAACAGTGAATACGCCTTTGACTGGAACGATCAAAACAGCTGGAAAATAGCATTAGAAGGCGTAGAAACCGCTTATGTCACCTACTTTCCTGACCTAGCCCTTCCCAAGGCAGAGCATGATATTCGTGCTTTTGTTGATTTATCCAAAACGCTGGGGCTAAAACACATTGTACTTTTATCGGGTCGAGGTGAAGACGGCGCTCAGCTAGCCGAAAACATTCTCATCAATAGTGGATTGGAGTGGAACATAGTCCGAGCCAGTTGGTTTATGCAGAACTTCAGTGAAAGCGTTATGCTTGACGGACTGAAAGCGGGTGAATTGGTCTTGCCAGAGCCAAAAGCGAATGAACCCTTTATTGATGTTGACGACATCACCGATGTTGCCGTAGCCGCACTAACCCGTGCAGACCTTAGAAATCAAGTTCTGGAAATTACAGGACCTGAGCTGCTTTCTTTCGCGAGCTGCGTACAATCCATAGCGGAAGCAAGTCAACGCCATATTCGCTTTCAAACGGCTTCTATTGACGCGTATCTTGCGGCAGCAAAAGCTCAGGGGGTACCAGAAGACATGGCGTGGTTAATGAATGAATTATTTGTCCATGTTTTAGATGGTCGCAATGAAAGCACAACAAATACCGTGGCCGATGTGCTTGGTCGCCCTGCTAGGAACTTCAAACACTATGTTGAAAAAATGGCTGCCACAGGCGTTTGGAATGAATCGCTTTAA
- a CDS encoding DUF1772 domain-containing protein: protein MIVLLMVITGIMAGIYFAFSVFIMKSLSQLPNIEGARAMNRINDVIIKTVFLPLFLGSTFWYAGLIIWSFVNWQSGQSTLIISASLVYIVGMFLITVIGNVPLNKKLKVSENDEKELSKTWPYYLQKWTQFNHLRTLSAMISLALLILSQT, encoded by the coding sequence ATGATCGTTTTACTGATGGTCATCACCGGTATCATGGCGGGTATTTATTTTGCTTTCTCGGTATTCATAATGAAATCGTTGAGCCAACTGCCGAATATTGAAGGCGCTAGGGCAATGAATAGAATTAATGATGTGATAATTAAGACCGTATTTTTGCCTCTTTTTTTAGGTTCAACTTTTTGGTATGCCGGTTTAATCATATGGTCATTCGTGAATTGGCAAAGTGGTCAATCCACGTTAATCATAAGTGCTTCTTTGGTGTACATAGTAGGCATGTTTTTAATCACTGTCATTGGCAACGTGCCACTGAATAAAAAACTGAAAGTAAGCGAAAATGACGAAAAAGAACTGAGCAAAACGTGGCCGTATTACCTTCAAAAATGGACACAGTTCAACCATCTTAGAACATTAAGCGCCATGATATCGTTAGCGCTGTTAATTCTGTCACAGACGTAA
- a CDS encoding TRAP transporter large permease, with the protein MTMLVFLGLLFMAVPICLVLALSALWYIYSSGNMVLLDSYLQQLFGAIESYGLMAIPLFMLAGELMNEGGLTLRLINLARILVGGFKGGLAYINLVANMMMAAIMGSAASQIAIMSRAMVPAMEKEGYDKPYAAAITAAGGLLSPIIPPSMLFVLFGVLAQVPISEMFIAGIIPGLLMAFLFFLAITIMGLVYEYPKGEWPTREIAKQYMIMGLPAILIPVIIIGGILTGLATPTESAALASLGALLVGKFIYKELRFRQLPSILKSTAYNSGMVIMLIAAAGVFGWVIVFEEVPQNAAAWIAQQTSDPFVFLLMVMGVLLLVGMVIDGIAALILVVPILLPIAQTQFGIDAYQFGVVVCLTLVLGLLTPPVGAGLFIASSMTGATPMQIFKALTPFLISSLITLVFLCWEARLTNFFL; encoded by the coding sequence ATGACTATGCTTGTATTTTTGGGGCTTTTGTTTATGGCTGTGCCCATTTGTTTGGTGCTGGCGTTAAGTGCGCTTTGGTATATTTACTCGTCCGGTAACATGGTGCTTTTAGACTCTTATTTACAACAGCTATTCGGCGCAATTGAAAGCTATGGATTAATGGCGATTCCTTTGTTCATGTTAGCTGGAGAGTTAATGAATGAAGGTGGGCTGACGTTACGGTTGATCAATTTAGCAAGAATCTTGGTCGGAGGTTTTAAAGGCGGTTTAGCATACATAAACCTTGTGGCCAACATGATGATGGCCGCCATTATGGGGTCGGCGGCTTCGCAGATCGCCATTATGTCACGTGCTATGGTACCCGCTATGGAAAAAGAAGGTTACGACAAGCCTTATGCGGCCGCGATCACCGCCGCTGGTGGGCTTTTATCGCCAATCATTCCTCCCTCAATGTTATTTGTTTTGTTTGGTGTTTTGGCGCAAGTACCGATTTCAGAAATGTTTATAGCCGGTATCATTCCAGGTTTGCTCATGGCTTTTTTATTTTTTTTAGCGATCACTATCATGGGGCTCGTGTACGAATACCCAAAGGGTGAGTGGCCAACGAGAGAAATAGCAAAGCAATACATGATAATGGGACTGCCCGCTATTTTGATTCCTGTGATTATTATTGGTGGAATTTTGACAGGATTAGCAACGCCAACCGAATCGGCCGCCTTGGCGTCTTTAGGGGCTTTGTTAGTTGGAAAGTTCATCTATAAAGAACTACGATTTCGCCAGTTACCGAGTATTCTTAAAAGTACGGCTTATAATTCAGGTATGGTGATTATGCTGATTGCGGCGGCCGGTGTGTTTGGCTGGGTTATTGTCTTTGAAGAAGTGCCGCAAAACGCGGCCGCATGGATTGCGCAACAAACTTCAGACCCGTTTGTATTTTTGCTTATGGTAATGGGAGTCTTGTTGCTTGTCGGTATGGTGATAGATGGAATTGCTGCGTTGATATTGGTGGTGCCTATTCTACTGCCAATAGCTCAAACTCAGTTCGGTATTGATGCCTATCAGTTTGGTGTGGTGGTCTGTTTAACCTTGGTATTAGGATTACTTACCCCTCCAGTCGGAGCGGGTTTGTTTATTGCGTCCTCCATGACTGGCGCAACACCCATGCAGATATTCAAAGCATTAACGCCATTCTTGATATCAAGCCTGATTACGTTAGTGTTCTTGTGCTGGGAGGCGAGATTGACCAATTTCTTTTTATGA
- a CDS encoding TRAP transporter small permease — translation MLKHLSNLIFRAEVVLASSMAAIVTLLILINIISRAFGHAIYWVDELAIYSMIWMTFFATSVLLKKRDSIAVTILTDLVSDKVKVWLTLLSDLMVLLFAVIMVWLCYRWFAPIELYQEKFDIVSFQGETFNFMYSEKTSTLGMSKFWVWLILPIFSVSLLLHSFTNILQLFLSTTIKKEAPL, via the coding sequence ATGTTAAAGCATTTATCTAACCTCATTTTTCGAGCTGAAGTTGTTCTCGCCTCCAGTATGGCGGCTATTGTCACGTTGCTTATTTTAATTAACATCATAAGTCGTGCATTTGGGCACGCTATTTACTGGGTAGATGAGCTAGCTATTTACAGTATGATTTGGATGACGTTTTTTGCGACATCTGTTTTATTAAAAAAACGTGACAGCATTGCGGTAACAATATTGACAGACTTGGTTTCAGACAAAGTAAAGGTATGGCTTACTTTGTTAAGTGACCTGATGGTTTTGCTGTTTGCTGTGATTATGGTTTGGTTATGTTATCGCTGGTTTGCTCCTATAGAATTGTATCAGGAGAAGTTTGATATCGTCTCTTTTCAAGGCGAAACCTTCAATTTTATGTACTCTGAAAAAACGAGTACATTGGGCATGAGTAAGTTTTGGGTATGGTTAATCTTGCCTATTTTCTCTGTCTCGCTGCTACTCCATTCTTTCACAAATATTCTTCAACTTTTTCTCAGTACGACAATAAAAAAGGAAGCACCTTTATGA